A portion of the Corynebacterium ammoniagenes DSM 20306 genome contains these proteins:
- a CDS encoding cysteine hydrolase family protein: MTTPEKPTHPVLAIIDMQVAFSEAGSDWLIPRYAEVENNVAKLANMFEDKVVWTKFVRAPEEEGAWSEYYDRWSSFRVDEDSRQWDLTLLPAANHTVISRPTFSKWGPELAELAPLGTPLVICGVATDCCVLATALAAIDDGRSVIVCTDACGAVNDLAQEQTLSVLSLLAPMVRLTTTDEVLQILEPSAAS, translated from the coding sequence ATGACTACGCCTGAAAAACCCACCCACCCCGTGCTCGCCATAATCGATATGCAGGTAGCTTTTAGCGAAGCTGGAAGTGATTGGCTGATACCTCGTTACGCGGAAGTGGAAAATAACGTAGCCAAACTTGCCAATATGTTTGAGGACAAGGTGGTTTGGACAAAGTTCGTGAGAGCACCTGAAGAAGAAGGCGCATGGTCTGAGTACTATGACCGGTGGTCGTCATTCCGAGTTGACGAAGACTCTCGACAGTGGGATCTAACCTTGCTTCCCGCCGCTAATCATACTGTTATTTCACGACCCACCTTTTCCAAATGGGGCCCAGAACTTGCGGAATTAGCCCCGCTCGGAACACCCCTAGTCATCTGCGGAGTGGCTACAGACTGTTGTGTTCTAGCAACCGCTTTGGCAGCGATCGATGATGGACGCTCCGTGATCGTCTGTACGGATGCCTGCGGTGCCGTCAACGACTTAGCTCAAGAACAGACTCTAAGTGTGCTGAGCCTCTTGGCGCCCATGGTGAGGCTTACCACCACTGACGAAGTACTACAGATTTTAGAGCCTTCTGCAGCTTCTTAG